Proteins found in one Synergistes jonesii genomic segment:
- a CDS encoding AI-2E family transporter, producing the protein MNAGAESKKVIGGNAPFLLFFALFALLAWDVAAPIISPVLWAALISFISAPIYRFINGRLLRKRFPGVASCLTLAAFMLICIAPVVYALSGLGLEAARMGAEISRPFAVVQRHAAAGELVLPSWLPAWVADYIRSFLDNSEAVKAALSFVAEKSAKLLSSLSASVIEGGSSLILNILIAAMISFFFIRDGNGIVTSIKSMAPLSDDEREYFFRRTYGILNSIVYGMIITAALQALIGGVGWWFVGLSSPALFGMLMFFFGMFPVGTAAVWVPGSIYLAATGDLKSAAILFAWGFAIVGTIDNLLRPFLISASGGGCEISTLLVTMGLFGGVMVWGFLGIFLGPLVLVLFATACDLYRRRGIGRGSAPK; encoded by the coding sequence ATGAACGCCGGTGCAGAATCAAAAAAAGTTATAGGCGGGAACGCTCCGTTTTTACTCTTTTTCGCGCTCTTCGCGCTTCTTGCGTGGGACGTAGCCGCGCCGATAATTTCGCCGGTCCTGTGGGCCGCTCTGATCTCCTTTATTTCCGCGCCGATATACCGCTTCATAAACGGCAGGCTGCTGCGAAAGCGCTTTCCCGGCGTCGCCTCCTGCCTGACGCTCGCCGCATTCATGCTGATATGCATCGCTCCCGTCGTATACGCGCTATCGGGGCTCGGACTCGAGGCCGCCAGGATGGGAGCCGAAATTTCCAGGCCCTTCGCCGTGGTCCAGCGGCACGCCGCCGCCGGAGAGCTCGTGCTTCCTTCCTGGCTGCCGGCCTGGGTCGCGGATTATATCAGATCTTTCCTCGACAATTCCGAGGCGGTAAAGGCGGCGCTCTCGTTCGTCGCGGAGAAGTCGGCGAAGCTGCTAAGCTCTCTTTCGGCGAGCGTCATAGAGGGAGGTTCGAGCCTTATCCTCAACATCCTCATCGCCGCGATGATTTCCTTTTTCTTTATAAGGGACGGCAACGGCATCGTAACGTCTATAAAGAGCATGGCGCCGCTCTCCGACGACGAGCGCGAATACTTCTTCAGGCGCACATACGGCATCCTGAACTCGATCGTCTACGGCATGATCATCACGGCGGCGCTTCAGGCTCTGATCGGCGGCGTCGGCTGGTGGTTCGTCGGGCTGAGCAGCCCGGCGCTTTTTGGAATGCTGATGTTCTTCTTCGGCATGTTCCCGGTCGGCACAGCGGCCGTGTGGGTGCCGGGCTCGATATACCTCGCGGCGACCGGCGACCTGAAGAGCGCGGCGATTTTGTTCGCGTGGGGGTTTGCGATAGTCGGGACGATCGACAACCTGCTGCGCCCTTTCCTGATAAGCGCCTCGGGCGGCGGCTGCGAGATATCGACTCTGCTCGTAACGATGGGGCTCTTCGGCGGCGTCATGGTCTGGGGCTTCCTCGGCATATTCCTGGGGCCGCTCGTGCTCGTGCTCTTCGCGACGGCGTGCGATCTCTACCGCAGGCGCGGAATCGGAAGGGGTTCGGCGCCAAAATGA
- a CDS encoding manganese efflux pump MntP: MTGAYLGTLAATAASLAMDAFSVSICIGLCRRRLPLREALILGCAFGFFQFFMPLAGGEAAEHLSALLDNKWTPWIAAALIIWVAVNMIRDAGGGEERESYMSVTPKNVAILAFATSLDALAVGFSISSTGGSALLLALLAGAITFSLSFFGALAGKRLGSRFGKKAEYVGGGVLLAIAAKIIATAAI; the protein is encoded by the coding sequence ATGACCGGCGCGTACCTCGGCACGCTGGCCGCGACGGCCGCCTCGCTTGCGATGGACGCTTTTTCCGTGTCGATATGCATAGGGCTCTGCCGCAGAAGGCTCCCCCTGCGTGAAGCGCTGATTTTAGGCTGTGCGTTCGGCTTCTTCCAGTTCTTCATGCCCCTTGCCGGGGGCGAGGCGGCGGAGCATCTGAGCGCCCTCCTCGACAACAAATGGACGCCGTGGATCGCGGCCGCTCTGATAATATGGGTCGCCGTGAACATGATAAGGGATGCGGGCGGCGGGGAAGAGAGGGAAAGCTATATGTCCGTGACGCCGAAGAACGTCGCGATCCTCGCCTTCGCCACGTCGCTCGACGCGCTCGCGGTCGGCTTCTCGATAAGCAGCACGGGCGGCTCGGCTCTGCTGCTCGCGCTCCTAGCCGGCGCTATAACTTTTTCGCTCTCCTTCTTCGGCGCTCTCGCCGGCAAAAGGCTGGGCTCGAGATTCGGCAAAAAAGCCGAATACGTCGGCGGGGGAGTGCTGCTTGCGATCGCCGCGAAAATAATCGCAACGGCGGCAATATAA
- a CDS encoding cupin domain-containing protein, which yields MILKNQNEGVKREKLGGSGKGSALSFPVNIPDTNGAFTMTTRLELAPGSSIGYHKHADNEEVYFIMSGKGLYTEENESAEVAAGDIMLCRRGRSHGIENDGSETLVIGAAIAKRE from the coding sequence ATGATCTTAAAAAACCAGAACGAGGGCGTTAAGAGGGAGAAGCTCGGAGGGAGCGGCAAGGGGAGCGCTCTTTCGTTCCCGGTAAACATTCCCGACACGAACGGGGCGTTCACGATGACGACGCGCCTCGAGCTCGCGCCTGGCTCTTCGATCGGCTACCACAAACACGCCGACAACGAAGAGGTATACTTCATCATGTCGGGCAAGGGGCTTTACACGGAAGAAAACGAGAGCGCCGAGGTCGCAGCGGGGGATATAATGCTCTGCCGCAGGGGACGCTCGCACGGCATAGAAAACGACGGGAGCGAGACCCTCGTCATAGGAGCCGCGATAGCGAAACGCGAGTAA
- a CDS encoding helix-turn-helix transcriptional regulator, with product MEEKCHPLLRPLINIVEMIGAALGPDYEVLLHDVSSGEPLTLAAANSRLSGRDRNSPMSDFGRFLMESLEAEKVDYIANYPSEAANGRQMRSSVSLIRDEEGRLVGFLCVNYDMSRAKMLKDISDFLTKTHPIALGGMRVEKFTKAAGEDDLLEKARKKMGRPLEYLSSSERRECIKYLDEIGFFQLKGSVETLAKAVNKSRYTLYADLREVRKG from the coding sequence ATGGAGGAGAAATGTCATCCGCTGCTGCGTCCGCTAATAAATATCGTAGAGATGATCGGGGCCGCGCTCGGCCCTGATTACGAGGTGCTGTTGCACGACGTTTCGAGCGGCGAACCGCTGACGCTGGCGGCCGCTAACAGCCGCCTGTCGGGACGCGACAGGAACTCGCCGATGTCCGACTTCGGCCGTTTTCTTATGGAAAGCCTTGAAGCTGAAAAGGTCGATTATATCGCCAACTATCCCTCCGAGGCGGCCAACGGCCGGCAGATGCGCTCGAGTGTTTCGCTCATCCGCGACGAAGAGGGCAGACTCGTCGGTTTCCTCTGCGTCAACTACGACATGTCGCGCGCAAAAATGCTCAAGGACATATCGGATTTCCTGACGAAAACGCACCCCATCGCTCTGGGCGGCATGAGGGTCGAAAAATTTACGAAAGCTGCCGGCGAAGATGATCTGCTGGAAAAAGCGCGCAAAAAAATGGGGCGCCCGCTTGAATACCTGAGCAGCTCCGAGCGCCGCGAATGCATAAAATACCTTGACGAAATAGGCTTCTTTCAGCTCAAGGGCTCCGTCGAAACGCTTGCGAAGGCCGTCAATAAGAGCCGCTACACCCTCTACGCCGACCTGCGCGAGGTCCGCAAGGGCTGA
- a CDS encoding ornithine cyclodeaminase yields the protein MLILTRKDILQVFSMRDAIEADKEAFVLHTQGKAAVPLRINLDNEAKSGQIMFMPAYVGGRLNAGGVKMVSCFLGNREKGLPVIPATMAVIDGTTGLVSAILDGTTLTQLRTAAIAGAAADLLANADAARGALFGTGGQAPAQLEALMTARRLKEVRVYDALEGRAKDFAAQMKPLADKFGTELVPAETPKEAVSGADVITTVTTAAEPVFDAADVKPGCHITGVGSYTPDKRELPLELLRRASRVFVDNREAVLAEAGDFIIPMKQGLFSKDEIAGELGELILGRVEGRVGHDDVTVMKTVGFATLDVVAAAEIVGKARGAGVGTEIDL from the coding sequence ATGCTTATACTGACAAGAAAAGACATTTTGCAGGTTTTCTCGATGAGGGACGCCATCGAGGCGGACAAGGAGGCGTTCGTGCTGCACACGCAGGGCAAGGCGGCCGTGCCGCTGCGCATCAACCTCGACAACGAGGCGAAGAGCGGCCAGATCATGTTCATGCCGGCCTACGTCGGCGGCCGGCTGAACGCTGGCGGCGTCAAGATGGTCTCCTGCTTCCTCGGCAACAGGGAGAAGGGGCTTCCGGTCATTCCGGCCACGATGGCGGTCATCGACGGCACGACGGGCCTCGTCAGCGCGATACTCGACGGCACGACGTTGACACAGCTGCGTACCGCGGCGATCGCCGGGGCCGCCGCGGATCTGCTCGCCAACGCGGACGCGGCGAGAGGGGCTCTCTTCGGCACAGGCGGACAGGCTCCGGCGCAGCTTGAGGCGCTGATGACGGCTCGCCGGCTCAAAGAGGTGCGCGTCTACGACGCACTGGAGGGGCGCGCGAAAGACTTCGCCGCGCAGATGAAGCCGCTCGCCGATAAATTCGGCACAGAGCTGGTGCCGGCCGAAACTCCAAAAGAGGCCGTGAGCGGCGCCGACGTAATAACGACGGTGACGACGGCCGCAGAGCCGGTCTTCGACGCCGCGGACGTCAAGCCTGGCTGCCACATCACAGGCGTGGGCTCCTACACGCCGGACAAGCGGGAGCTGCCTCTGGAACTGCTCAGGCGCGCTTCGCGCGTCTTCGTCGACAACCGCGAAGCAGTGCTGGCCGAGGCTGGCGACTTCATCATCCCGATGAAGCAGGGGCTCTTCTCGAAGGACGAAATAGCGGGCGAGCTCGGCGAGCTGATCCTCGGCCGCGTCGAAGGGCGCGTCGGCCACGACGACGTCACGGTGATGAAGACGGTCGGCTTCGCCACGCTGGACGTAGTGGCGGCCGCCGAGATAGTCGGGAAGGCCAGGGGGGCCGGAGTCGGGACCGAGATCGATCTCTGA
- a CDS encoding sulfite exporter TauE/SafE family protein, with the protein MVQVILALIVVVNGLFAYRFFSDYMKHRKETWAEPGNSVGLAIWGAVCFFLSTFGIPDFALSTIFYRLKKWCSDANLPGTLNTECAIPVAVMALCYISAIEVDRTTLLLLIVSQMVGSYFGPRLVVKLPVRGIRLFVGFGLVAAAFFIIAGKFGVLPSGGSATGLTGGKLALGMALMMIYGALNNAGVGSYAPTMATIYALGLNPAVTFPVMMGACTFSVPIGAMEFVRLGRYSRKITLFTSIFGIAGVLVAVFIVKSLDTAMLLWIVAAVILVAAAQLLYTTLKTSAEKA; encoded by the coding sequence ATGGTTCAGGTAATTTTGGCGTTGATAGTCGTGGTGAACGGGCTGTTTGCGTACAGGTTTTTCTCAGATTACATGAAACACAGGAAAGAGACGTGGGCGGAGCCGGGAAACAGCGTCGGGCTCGCGATATGGGGCGCGGTCTGCTTCTTCCTTTCAACGTTCGGGATACCGGATTTCGCGCTATCCACGATATTTTACCGTCTGAAGAAGTGGTGCTCCGACGCTAACCTCCCAGGGACGCTCAACACCGAATGCGCGATACCTGTAGCCGTCATGGCGCTCTGCTATATATCCGCGATAGAAGTGGACCGCACGACGCTGCTGCTGCTGATCGTCTCGCAGATGGTCGGCTCTTATTTCGGCCCGCGCCTCGTCGTCAAGCTGCCGGTGCGCGGCATCAGGCTCTTCGTCGGCTTCGGGCTGGTGGCGGCGGCCTTCTTCATCATTGCCGGTAAATTCGGCGTCCTGCCGTCGGGCGGCAGCGCGACGGGGCTCACAGGCGGCAAGCTGGCGCTGGGCATGGCGCTGATGATGATCTACGGCGCGCTCAACAACGCCGGCGTCGGCTCCTACGCGCCGACGATGGCCACGATCTACGCGCTCGGACTCAACCCGGCCGTGACATTCCCTGTAATGATGGGAGCCTGCACCTTCTCGGTGCCGATCGGTGCGATGGAGTTCGTGCGCCTCGGCCGCTACAGCCGCAAGATAACGCTCTTCACGAGCATATTCGGGATCGCCGGTGTGCTCGTCGCCGTCTTCATAGTCAAAAGCCTCGACACGGCGATGCTGCTGTGGATAGTGGCGGCGGTAATACTCGTAGCGGCGGCGCAGCTTCTCTACACGACGCTCAAAACTTCGGCGGAGAAAGCCTGA
- a CDS encoding flavodoxin, with product MADKKTIVVYFSRTGTTEKTAKEIARLAGADICRIETVKKYPKSYLLCVAAARLEKSRGELPPLAGELPDLSGYQRVVAGFPVWWFSCPAALLSFFSNYDLDGKEILPFCRHGGGGPGKSRDVLEKACRGAEVRAVFDANKADEEELRRWLAQ from the coding sequence ATGGCGGATAAAAAGACGATCGTCGTTTATTTTTCAAGGACGGGAACGACGGAAAAGACGGCAAAAGAGATAGCGCGGCTCGCCGGCGCGGACATATGCCGCATCGAGACCGTGAAAAAGTACCCGAAAAGCTATCTGCTCTGCGTTGCCGCGGCAAGGCTTGAGAAGTCGCGCGGCGAACTGCCGCCGCTTGCGGGGGAGCTGCCGGATCTCAGCGGCTATCAGAGGGTCGTCGCCGGCTTTCCAGTCTGGTGGTTCAGCTGCCCCGCGGCGCTGCTCTCATTCTTCAGCAACTATGATCTGGACGGCAAAGAGATACTCCCCTTCTGCCGTCACGGCGGAGGCGGCCCCGGCAAAAGCCGGGATGTGCTTGAAAAAGCCTGCCGCGGAGCCGAGGTCAGAGCTGTCTTCGACGCGAACAAGGCGGACGAAGAGGAACTCAGGCGCTGGCTCGCGCAATAA
- a CDS encoding class II SORL domain-containing protein, translating into MKIAETIRDGDFKAEKHVPTIDAPDKIKAGEEALVKVMVGEEIKHPNTPLHHISWIQLFFKPDNGTVADVAKFCYAAHGDTMNLDTPGCILAEPASCVKIHPAKSGTLIAMSYCNLHGLWENSKRIEVE; encoded by the coding sequence ATGAAAATAGCAGAAACGATAAGAGACGGAGATTTCAAAGCGGAGAAGCATGTGCCGACGATCGACGCGCCTGATAAGATAAAGGCCGGAGAGGAAGCGCTCGTGAAGGTTATGGTAGGCGAGGAGATAAAGCACCCGAACACACCGCTGCACCATATCAGCTGGATACAGCTCTTCTTTAAGCCCGACAACGGAACGGTGGCGGACGTCGCCAAGTTCTGCTACGCCGCCCACGGGGATACGATGAACCTCGACACGCCTGGCTGCATCCTGGCGGAGCCGGCAAGCTGCGTTAAGATTCACCCGGCGAAGTCGGGAACGCTTATCGCGATGAGCTACTGCAACCTGCACGGCCTTTGGGAGAACTCTAAGAGAATCGAAGTAGAATAG
- the mnmG gene encoding tRNA uridine-5-carboxymethylaminomethyl(34) synthesis enzyme MnmG, whose amino-acid sequence MYIGEKYDVIVIGGGHAGCEAALSAARMGAKTLMICLYLDSIAMMPCNPSIGGPAKGHIVREIDALGGECAAAADASTRHLRWLNTSKGAAVRTLRAQCSPRRYSDHYRMALLTQRNLELHQAQASELLIEDGRAAGVKIKTGQSFYAECVIIATGTYLDSRIYIGTTAHKSGPLGMVAATDFAKSLRGCGLDMGRLRTDTTPRLHYDTIDWEALDCQRSIDEPQAFSHFGEKKVYDEMICGLTRTNARTHEIIRKYFGKSPLYTGKLGTIGPRYCPSIDDKIIKFPEKETHPIFLEPITPEGKEVYVQNFSTSMCLEAQFESVRTIKGCERAHILRPGYAIEYDFVMPTQLKPWLEAKAVKNLFLAGQVNGTSGYEEAAGQGLIAGINAALRARGGEPFVLRRDQAYIGVLIDDLVTKGTNEPYRMLTSRCEYRLTLRHDNAAERLCQAGHDVGLLPDEKYEKYLAAKEAEERERIRISEYKIPPSEEVNEKLSEIPSSPLCEGMSAADLLRRPEVDWKFVYDMTNSAAEEEIFEKISNELKYEGYVSRQQRQVEKFRRMELLKIPPYIKYGELTGLSDEGRGKLAKISPATLGQASRIPGVPPTDIQLLWVAIERGRRGADAAK is encoded by the coding sequence ATGTATATCGGCGAGAAATACGATGTGATAGTTATAGGCGGAGGGCACGCCGGATGCGAAGCCGCCCTTTCCGCCGCGAGAATGGGCGCTAAAACGCTGATGATCTGCCTTTACCTCGACAGTATAGCCATGATGCCGTGCAACCCTTCGATAGGGGGTCCGGCCAAGGGGCACATCGTGCGGGAGATAGACGCTCTCGGCGGCGAGTGCGCGGCTGCGGCCGACGCGTCGACGAGGCATCTGCGCTGGCTGAACACGTCCAAGGGAGCGGCCGTGAGGACTTTAAGGGCTCAGTGCAGCCCGCGCCGCTACAGCGACCACTACAGGATGGCCCTGCTGACACAGAGAAACCTTGAACTGCACCAGGCTCAGGCGTCTGAGCTTTTGATCGAAGACGGCCGCGCGGCGGGCGTGAAGATAAAGACCGGACAGAGTTTTTACGCCGAGTGCGTCATAATCGCCACAGGCACATACCTCGATTCAAGGATTTACATCGGCACAACGGCACACAAATCCGGGCCGCTCGGCATGGTGGCGGCGACCGATTTCGCGAAGAGCCTGCGCGGCTGCGGCCTTGATATGGGCAGGCTCCGCACGGACACGACGCCGAGGCTGCATTATGACACGATAGACTGGGAAGCGCTCGACTGCCAGAGGAGCATCGACGAACCGCAGGCCTTTTCTCATTTCGGCGAAAAAAAAGTCTACGACGAGATGATATGCGGCCTGACGCGCACGAACGCCAGGACGCACGAAATAATCAGGAAATACTTCGGCAAGTCGCCGCTCTACACCGGTAAGCTCGGAACTATCGGGCCAAGATATTGCCCCTCCATCGACGACAAAATAATAAAGTTCCCCGAAAAGGAAACACACCCCATATTCCTCGAACCGATAACGCCGGAGGGCAAAGAGGTATACGTTCAGAACTTCTCGACCTCAATGTGCCTTGAAGCGCAGTTTGAAAGCGTGAGGACGATCAAAGGCTGTGAACGCGCACATATACTGCGTCCGGGATACGCGATAGAATATGACTTCGTGATGCCGACGCAGCTTAAACCGTGGCTTGAGGCCAAAGCGGTAAAAAATCTCTTCCTCGCGGGACAAGTAAACGGCACTTCCGGCTACGAGGAGGCGGCGGGGCAGGGACTGATCGCCGGGATAAACGCCGCGCTGCGCGCGCGCGGCGGCGAACCCTTCGTTCTGCGCCGAGACCAGGCCTATATCGGGGTATTGATAGACGACCTTGTCACTAAAGGGACGAACGAGCCCTACAGAATGCTCACGAGCCGCTGCGAATACAGGTTGACGCTGCGTCACGACAACGCGGCCGAGCGCCTCTGCCAAGCGGGGCACGACGTCGGATTGCTTCCCGACGAAAAATATGAAAAATACCTCGCGGCAAAGGAAGCCGAAGAGCGCGAAAGAATCCGCATATCGGAGTACAAGATTCCACCGTCGGAAGAAGTGAACGAAAAGCTTTCAGAGATACCTTCGTCGCCTCTCTGCGAGGGGATGAGCGCCGCCGATCTTCTGCGCCGTCCCGAGGTCGACTGGAAGTTCGTATATGATATGACGAACTCGGCGGCGGAGGAAGAAATATTCGAGAAGATATCCAACGAGCTCAAATACGAGGGCTACGTCAGCCGCCAGCAAAGACAGGTGGAAAAATTCCGCAGGATGGAGCTGCTGAAGATACCGCCCTACATCAAATACGGGGAGCTGACGGGGCTCTCGGATGAGGGACGCGGAAAGCTCGCAAAAATATCTCCGGCGACGCTCGGACAGGCGTCGAGAATCCCCGGCGTGCCACCGACGGATATACAGCTTTTGTGGGTAGCGATAGAAAGAGGCAGAAGGGGCGCAGATGCTGCGAAATGA
- the recF gene encoding DNA replication/repair protein RecF (All proteins in this family for which functions are known are DNA-binding proteins that assist the filamentation of RecA onto DNA for the initiation of recombination or recombinational repair.), with translation MGFVRVRFNNFKNIEPREMRWFPGLNLLTGGNGAGKTNILEGISIISGWGTLGRGEKNSSIPTWESGSSEAQLTGEIDSEEIIKVKVAKRFFIKVDDKTVTASDLRWKIPLLSFLSDDMSIIEGSSASRRRLVDMLLALIVPSYAFRLSEYRRGVRQKALFLKKGLPSMVVDRALLPLAAWLWRMREEGVGLLSQELEKLSELTPARIELSLKRGGAGLCADCEEDYSRSLFCYREREAALKFPIVGPHRDDVAITADGRQASSALSRGLRRRTAIALMLAASDGVKRKTGKSPVLLLDEVTAELDGEGRKILFDSLLSRDSQLFAATAEPFRLEIPCVVHKVEGGRIVESRQNK, from the coding sequence ATGGGGTTCGTCAGGGTAAGGTTCAACAACTTTAAAAACATCGAGCCCCGGGAGATGCGCTGGTTCCCGGGGCTGAATTTGCTTACCGGAGGCAACGGCGCCGGCAAGACGAATATACTTGAGGGAATCAGCATAATCTCCGGCTGGGGGACTCTCGGCAGGGGCGAAAAAAATTCGTCGATACCGACGTGGGAGAGCGGTTCTTCCGAGGCGCAGCTCACCGGAGAGATAGATTCCGAGGAGATCATCAAAGTAAAGGTCGCAAAAAGATTTTTCATCAAGGTAGACGACAAAACTGTCACGGCCTCCGACCTCAGATGGAAGATACCGCTGCTTTCCTTCCTCTCGGACGACATGTCGATAATAGAGGGATCTTCCGCCAGCCGCAGAAGGCTCGTCGATATGCTCCTGGCCCTCATCGTGCCCTCTTACGCGTTCCGGCTTTCGGAATACAGGCGCGGCGTGCGGCAGAAGGCCCTCTTCCTCAAAAAAGGGCTGCCTTCGATGGTCGTGGATAGGGCGCTTCTTCCTCTCGCGGCTTGGCTGTGGAGGATGAGGGAGGAGGGCGTAGGGCTGCTTTCCCAGGAGTTGGAAAAACTTTCCGAGCTGACGCCCGCCAGGATAGAGCTCTCCCTTAAAAGAGGGGGGGCCGGCCTCTGCGCGGACTGCGAGGAAGATTACAGCAGATCGCTTTTTTGCTACAGGGAAAGGGAAGCGGCGCTGAAATTCCCGATCGTGGGACCGCACAGGGACGATGTAGCGATCACCGCGGACGGGCGCCAGGCTTCTTCCGCGCTGAGCCGCGGGCTGAGGCGCCGTACCGCGATAGCGCTGATGCTCGCCGCATCCGACGGAGTGAAGCGCAAGACCGGCAAAAGCCCGGTGCTGCTGCTTGACGAGGTGACGGCGGAGCTAGACGGCGAAGGACGGAAAATACTTTTCGACTCCCTGCTCTCGCGTGATTCTCAGCTTTTCGCGGCGACTGCCGAACCTTTTAGACTGGAAATTCCCTGCGTCGTCCACAAGGTCGAAGGCGGCAGGATCGTCGAGAGCCGCCAAAATAAGTAA
- the dnaN gene encoding DNA polymerase III subunit beta encodes MKLTINKKQFLSSWGLAERSTSASGSVSILSSILVKASFDSVVLQATDIKTSVICGASGVTVIEPGDAVFPVKMVSELFKKAPGEEFTIDVSEGKVTLKSGRSKYNFSSYPVGEFPKLPSSKDAQTFCVISAADLAKSLEEGTLAASAGEEFPLYLSSADFHISSGKLNVVSTDTRRLAISSSPVAEGADAAAALLPMKGVKELQRVLSSLSPESEVRVLFDDAQFYFKSDSVEFAVRRVESKFPPYEKVLPTSSTLNVTADRGELISALERVDVIVRDYNRMVVMDAGPDSPMILQGRAPDFGNAKEEIEAKAEGEKLRIAVNSKFFLESLKVIRDPEVKISFNGASGHMTVRRGGGDDFLCMIAPINLTDEELAMFDAEANS; translated from the coding sequence ATGAAGCTTACGATCAACAAAAAGCAATTTCTCTCAAGCTGGGGCCTCGCGGAAAGAAGCACGTCCGCTTCCGGCTCAGTGAGCATCCTTTCGTCTATCCTCGTCAAGGCTTCGTTCGATTCGGTGGTTCTGCAGGCTACCGATATAAAAACGTCCGTGATATGCGGCGCTTCCGGCGTGACCGTGATAGAACCGGGAGACGCCGTATTCCCGGTCAAGATGGTGAGCGAACTCTTTAAAAAAGCCCCGGGGGAGGAGTTCACGATAGATGTGAGCGAAGGGAAGGTCACTCTGAAGTCCGGAAGGAGCAAATATAATTTTTCAAGCTATCCTGTCGGAGAATTTCCCAAGCTGCCTTCGTCGAAGGACGCTCAGACTTTCTGTGTGATTTCGGCCGCAGACCTTGCGAAGTCGCTGGAAGAGGGGACGCTTGCAGCCTCCGCCGGCGAAGAGTTCCCCCTTTACCTTTCCTCAGCCGATTTTCACATTTCGTCGGGAAAGCTGAACGTGGTGTCGACCGACACGAGAAGGCTGGCGATCTCTTCTTCGCCTGTCGCCGAAGGCGCGGATGCGGCCGCGGCGCTGCTGCCTATGAAGGGCGTCAAGGAGCTTCAGCGCGTCCTTTCGTCGCTCTCTCCCGAATCCGAAGTCCGCGTTCTCTTTGACGACGCTCAGTTCTATTTCAAATCCGACAGCGTGGAATTCGCAGTGCGCAGAGTCGAATCGAAGTTCCCGCCTTACGAGAAGGTCCTTCCCACGAGCAGCACTCTCAACGTAACGGCCGACAGGGGCGAGCTCATATCGGCCCTTGAACGCGTCGACGTCATAGTGCGCGACTACAACCGCATGGTCGTCATGGACGCCGGGCCGGATTCGCCGATGATATTGCAGGGACGCGCGCCGGACTTCGGAAACGCTAAGGAGGAGATAGAGGCGAAGGCCGAGGGCGAAAAGCTCAGGATAGCCGTAAATTCGAAATTCTTCCTCGAATCGCTGAAGGTCATAAGGGATCCCGAGGTCAAGATATCCTTCAACGGCGCGTCCGGACATATGACCGTGAGGCGCGGCGGCGGGGACGATTTCCTCTGCATGATCGCGCCGATAAACCTCACCGACGAAGAGCTTGCGATGTTCGACGCCGAAGCGAATTCGTAG